Proteins encoded in a region of the Corvus hawaiiensis isolate bCorHaw1 chromosome 31, bCorHaw1.pri.cur, whole genome shotgun sequence genome:
- the LOC125318711 gene encoding zinc finger protein ZFP2-like has protein sequence MEEEEAAKKRKMPREPQADRELSTERRENKSPWQKLVGEAVLSGSTGQESKGEEKPQRCCTRRGCKHSPRRSKEEGGRRSSQSLELGVHEQLHNGEKPHKCSKCGKGFRWKSRLIVHQRIHTGERPYECGECEKSFRDSSSLIVHQRSHTGERPYECGECGKSFGRRSSLWAHQRTHTGERTYECGECGKRFPRSCSLLKHEQSHTDERPFRCPDCGKGFQCNYTLIIHRRIHTGERPYECPQCGKSFSSSSHLTRHQRRHR, from the exons atggaggaggaggaggccgcgaagaagaggaagatgccccgggagccccaggcag ACAGGGAGCTGAGCACGGAGCGCAGAGAGAACAAATCCCCGTGGCAGAAGCTGGTGGGAGAGGCCGTTTTGAGTGGCTCCACGGGCCAGGAATCTaagggggaggaaaagccccagagatgctgcacaaggaggggctgcaaacacagcccaaggaGGTCCAAGGAggaaggcggccggagatccagccagAGCTTGGAGCTGGGGGTCCATGAACAGCTTCACAatggggagaagccccacaagtgctcaaaatgtgggaagggcttcaggtggAAGTCCAGACTGATTGTCCACCAGAGAATCCACACCGgagagaggccctacgagtgtggggagtgtgagAAGAGCTTCAGAGACAGCTCCAG CCTGATTGTCCACCAGAGAAgccacacaggggagaggccctacgagtgtggggagtgtgggaagagctttggcCGGAGATCCAGCCTGTGGGCACACCAGCGGACGCACACAGGGGAGAGgacctacgagtgtggggagtgtgggaagaggtttccaaGGAGCTGCAGTCTCCTCAAACATGAGCAGAgtcacacggatgagaggcccttccgctgccccgactgcgggaagggcttcCAGTGCAACTACACCCTCATCAtccaccggcgcatccacaccggggagaggccctacgagtgtccccagtgtgggaagagcttctccagcagctctcacttGACCCGacaccaacggaggcaccgctaa